aGAGTAGAAATTGTGATAGGTGTGCCCCAATTAAACATAAAAGGAAGGAGTGAAGGCTTGCTGTAGATTAAAGCCAGGTGTAACAGTTCATGTTCGATAAAAGGCTACTCTACTTGCAAATCTATTTATTTTCGAAGAGCAGAATAAGGCCAGCCATCAGTCAGCGCCTGGCTCACTTTTGACCTTTTCCACGCTGCTGAAGTGAGTGGCCAGCTCCTGCAACACGGCTGTCCTGCCCAGGTGATCGTTCCTCCTTTTCTCCATGATCATGTCCTCCAAACTCTGAAACTCTAACATGTGCGAATGTTTCTCGGACATGATTATTTTCAACCTGTAGGGCTGCTTGCCTATCCGTATCTCCCCCCCCATCTTGAACTCCCTCTTGCCAAACCTGCACCAGGCGGCAAAGCACTCGGAGTTCCTCCAGCTCAGCTCTCGGTCCTTTAAGCCCACTTGCTCCATCGCGTTCTGCACCACCATGTCCGGACCCAGAGACTTAAATTTATACAAGTCGTTCACAACCCTACACCTCCTCCCTTGACTTGCATCCgtcaaaaaactgtttttcaccTCGGCTCTGTGCAAGTGCACCACTTGGAAGTCCCCCACGTACACAGCCCAGTGCGGGAACTGGCCCGTAGCAACAAACTCAACAAGGTCCCCTGCTTTGCATTTGTTTAGCAGATTCTCCGGGGAGTAAACCTCCAGGTTGGCAGACTTGACGCTCTTCTCGTAAATGCATTCATCTCGGTTGTAGACGGCGCACTCCACCTCGTCGCGCTGGTCGTATTGTTGCTCTTCCTGATTCGGGTCCTTCTCGGTGCCATCGACCGCGCAGCCATCCTCCAGCTCTTCGTCGTCGTTAGAAAATATGTAAGAGACGCCGATCCGTGGACCTTCCTCCGCGTCCACGCCGTTCGGGTCCACTGTGGGAACTTCTGCGTAACTTAAATGTGACAGCTTGTCCATCTGGTTCCCCATGCCGCACCTAACCCCGATGGCAGCCTGTGTAATTTGATCTGATGTCGCGACTTGTTACCGGTCGCCAAACATCACCACCATCTGCCACAAAGCACGAGCATTTAAAACTTCCTTGGACGGGGTTTTATCCAATTTACGCATAAGTAGGCTATATCACCGCGGTGTGACTGCTGGGATCGCCTGTTAGTGCCCCCATCAACAAGTGGAGTTGGGAGGAGAATACAAACTGGTTTCAAATTCAGCGAGGGGAATTATCCGTCAGGTGTAGACTCACCTGCTTTTTCCCTGCGTAAAGTTCCGTGTGCCGGCTGTCACATAGGAAACAACGCGAGTTCGAATCCAATTCGTCGGTTGTATGTTTGTCTACTCCGCAGGTGAAGTAGTCCACTGTGATGACGGCGCCTACGCTGCGGACTGAGCAGCAGACATC
The genomic region above belongs to Etheostoma cragini isolate CJK2018 chromosome 14, CSU_Ecrag_1.0, whole genome shotgun sequence and contains:
- the lratd2a gene encoding protein LRATD2a, whose amino-acid sequence is MGNQMDKLSHLSYAEVPTVDPNGVDAEEGPRIGVSYIFSNDDEELEDGCAVDGTEKDPNQEEQQYDQRDEVECAVYNRDECIYEKSVKSANLEVYSPENLLNKCKAGDLVEFVATGQFPHWAVYVGDFQVVHLHRAEVKNSFLTDASQGRRCRVVNDLYKFKSLGPDMVVQNAMEQVGLKDRELSWRNSECFAAWCRFGKREFKMGGEIRIGKQPYRLKIIMSEKHSHMLEFQSLEDMIMEKRRNDHLGRTAVLQELATHFSSVEKVKSEPGAD